The region GAAGTTGTCATTGTATACACATTTAATATGTACAGTCTATACACAGTACGGTACACATATAATAAATTTAGGATTACGTCAGTTCTATTTAAAGCGATATTCCACTTcgttttatttagtttttaaatatttctataTGAACATAGCATAAAGCGACGAGCCGATATAAATGCTGTTGATATTACCGCATCGCTTAATGTATACGATTTATATGGTAGTAATATACCGTGCTGTATACCTTCCATGTTTCTGTTCcattttggtttattttccTTTGCATACATCTGTATACTGTGGAAGtgtgaaaattaaatcttaaGTTGGTTTACACATTCGAGCATAGAACATCGTGCCTAGCATTCGTCGATAAATCGAAGGAATGTAGTGCAGTGCGGCATTTAGTGTTGTTGCGTTTTTAAAATCGTATGCAGATGATCAGATACCATTTTTTTACGTGATTTAATTGGTTTTCGGTGCTATAAGTCTTTCTATGGTAATAATTACAGGGCCAAagataattaattatttgatGAGTGAGAGGGATTGTTTTGAAAagcagcctaccgaaatcgggcgtgttttctagtggaactttttataggtgTCTAGAAtagacttcgaccctagaagccaaaaccactatcaaaaaaattcttcgaagcttttatggctggtgaaaggtgatcaaaaaccgaaaatttaaacttttcttaccaaaatttctccaggtacacgagccgtgcagggtcgtgtggggtgtcattagaaaggtaatcacatgtactattgagccgaatagagactcattggttttaaaattaatccacactgaaatatgtgcagttgaagttttcatccgaagacttacactgttcttaccaatatttctctagttacacgagccgtacatggtggtgtggggtatcatttgaaaggtaattttatgtgctattgggccaaatagggtcttatggggtttggatgcatatgcgatgaaatatgggcacttaaacatttcaacttctcatatttcatcgcatatgcatccaaaccccataagaccctatttggcccaaaagcacataaaattacctttcaaatgataccccacaccaccatgtacggctcgtgtaactggagaaatattggtaagaaaagtgcaagttttcggttgaaaacttcaactgcacatatttcagtgtggattaattttaaaaccaatgagtctctattcggctcaatagtacatgtgattacctttctaatgacaccccacacgaccctgcacggctcgtgtacctggagaaattttggtaagaaaagtgtaaattttcggtttttgatcacctttcaccagtcacaaaagctttgaagaattttttttgaaagtggctttgggttctagggtcgaagtcctttctaggcacatataaaaaagtccactggaaaatgcgtccgatttcggtaggctgtttttcaaaagaatccctctgaaCGGACTCGTTTGTTTTAATCATATTAGTTAATGACGGAAGGAATAAAAAGAACTCTTTTTGCATACACAGataattgtaattaaatttttggaatgaTGTCCCTTACTGGGTGTGGCTAATAATTAAAAGAGAACTGTCGACAAATAGATTGCAGATTGTTGAAGGGAGCAGTTGCAAGCAATCTCTTCTGCATTGCTAGGATATAGAGTATTTTGTATAGATAATGAGGTCAGAGAACATTCACctaaaaagtgagaaaaaattgaatggctttcagaataaatttgcattgAACTTCACATGCCTATATCACTCGTGTGTGTCAATAGACAGAAAACCtgataccaaaatttttattggacaCGAATGATATTAGGCGGtcaattgataaaaattcGTGCTATAAATATAGACTATACAACGACCGGATAAATTCATTATCATGAATGAGTTTTACTGAATGCCATCACTGACATAAATGATGTAATGGTGCTGGAAGTTTAATTAAGTGATGATAAAtgattatgaaaaattttattcgagtcgaaatagaaattttttaaatgtttaatggTATTAGAGGTCTTGACCATAGATAGTGAAAACAATTGACCTTTAGACTTGTCTGCACGGtttccacacattttttttacatgatcCACTCGATCGCGGAATGTTTCGAGGTTTTAACGGTGAGCCTTTTCTTGCAGGAAACGTACTAAACATCTGAACAAGGAGaacaaacaataaatattCAACATTTAACACAAGTATGTTGCCCCCCCCCCCTTTTACGCTTTGCATTCATATAAACTAAAAGCAAACATTTCATTACAGTAACGAACGAACAAACCGCCGAAAATCCCTAAGAATACATCAAAACACTATGGATCAATTATATCCGAAAGAGGTCCGTATCTTGGAAACGGTCGAAGACATCCAAGAGCGGCGTGAACAGGTCTTGAACCGTTACAATGAGTTTAAAGTGGAGACACGCCAGAAGCGTGAACGACTTGAAGACTCTCGTCGGTTCCAATATTTCAAGAGAGGTTTGTTTCACCGCATGAACAGAACCCATTTTTTACTCTGCGAATTCAACGTTTTCTCTCGTGTTATCCACAGATGCCGATGAATTGGAGAGCTGGATCCATGAGAAACTACAGGCAGCTAGCGAAGAGAGCTATCGCGATCCGACCAATTTGCAAGCTAAAATTCAGAAACATCAAGCATTTGAAGCTGAGGTGTCGGCCCACAGCCAGGCCATCGTCAGTCTGGACAATTCGGGTCAGGAGATGATCAACCAACATCATTTCGAGTCGGAAACTATTCAACGTCGATTGGATGAGCTTCACCGTCTCTGGGAATTGTTACTGTCCCGATTGGCCGAGAAGGGCTTGAAATTGCAACAGGCCCTAGTGCTGGTGCAATTTTTGCGTCAATGTGAAGAGGTTATGTTCTGGATTAAGGACAAAGAAACTTTCGTCACTGCCGATGAATTCGGTCATGATTTGGAACATGTCGAAGTATTGCaaagaaaattcgacgaaTTCCAGAAGGACATGGCGTCACAGGAATATCGAGTGACTGAAGTCAATCAGTCGGCTGAAAAATTGTTGCAGGAAGGACATCCGGAACGAGACACCATCAACAAGAAGAAGGATGAATTGAACGAAGCCTGGTAAGTTAACGATAAGATTTTCTTACCTTTCTTCAATCTTCTGACAATGGTCTTTCAATTGTTCCTGCATGCCTACTtaacaaaatatgaaattttttaatggatttcTTCCATCCGCTTCGACATCTAGGCAGCGATTGAAACAATTGGCTATTTTGAGACAAGAAAAGCTGTTCGGTGCTCATGAGATTCAGCGATTCAACCGAGACTCTGACGAAACAGTTGCATGGATTGCCGAAAAAGACGTTGTATTGTCTTCCGACGATTACGGCAGAGACTTGGCTAGCGTTCAGGCCCTACAACGCAAACATGAGGGCGTTGAACGTGATCTAGCAGCGCTAGAAGACAAAGTCGCAACATTAGGAGCCGAAGCAAAGAGATTGTGCAGTATCCATGCTGATCACAGTGATCAAATCAGAGAAAAGCATTCGGAAATTGCTGCTTATTGGCAGTCACTTACAGCTAAGGCGAAAGAGCGAAAGGAGAAACTCGACGAATCATATTTCTTGCATCGTTTCCTCGCCGATTTTAGAGATTTGGTGTCCTGGATCAATGGCATGAAAGCTATTATTTCAGCCGATGAACTAGCAAAGGACGTGGCTGGAGCTGAGGCTTTGTTGGAACGTCACCAGGAACACAAAGGTGAAATTGACGCCCGTGAAGACAGTTTCAAATTGACCACTGAGGCTGGCCGTCAGCTATTGGAGCGTGAACACTACGCCGCAGCTGAAGTTCAAGAAAAATTGGCACTTTTAGAGAATGACAAGAGTTCATTGCTGTCGTTGTGGGAAGATCGTCGCATTCTATACGAACAATGCATGGACTTGCAGCTATTTTACCGTGACAGTTCACAGGCCGACACCTGGATGGCAAAACAGGAGGCATTTTTGGCCAACGAAGATTTGGGTGATTCGCTCGATTCCGTTGAGGCATTGATTAAGAAACACGAAGACTTTGAAAAGAGTTTGGCTGCCCAAGAAGAGAAGATCAAAGCATTGGATATTTTCGCAACCAAACTAATCGATGGACAACATTACGTAAGTTCTCTTTGATTTAAttacgaaatttcattttctaatgacaaaatttcaattctacAGGCTGCTGATGATGTGTCCCAAAGACGATCGATGTTGCTTGCTCGCCGTTCAGCATTATTGGAACGGTCTGCTGCTCGTCGTCAACTTCTGGATGATTCAAATCGTTTCCAACAATTCGAAAGAGATTGTGACGAAACCAAGGGCTGGATTagcgaaaaattgaaattcgctACCGACGACAGTTACTTGGATCCAACCAACTTGAATGGAAAAGTGCAGAAACATCAGAACTTTGAACAAGAAATCAACGCAAATAAATCTCGCATTGAGGACATAACAGCAACCGGCTCcgaattgattgaaaagagTCATTATGCTTCCGATGAGATCAATTCGCGAATGCAAGAAATCGTAACGCTTTGGGAGTCATTGGTACAAGCATCCGACAAGAAGGGCTGCAAATTGCAAGAAGCATCGCAACAGCAACAATTCAATCGCACAATTGAAGACATTGAATTGTGGTTGAGTGAAATCGAAGGACAATTGCTGTCCGAAGATCATGGTAAAGATTTAACTAGCGTCCAGAACTTGCAGAAAAAACATGCTTTGCTCGAGGCCGATGTTATGGCACATCAAGATCGCGTTGAGGGTGTCAAAGTAACAGCCAGCAACTTCATTGAAGGAGGTCATTTCGATGCTGACAACATTCGTAACAAGGAGAGCGCATTGACAAAGCGTTACTCTGCTTTGGCTGCTCCCATGACCGAAAGAAAACAACGTTTGGCCGATTCATCGCAAGTGCAGCAATTGTTCCGTGACTTGGAAGACGAGGCCGCCTGGATCCGTGAGAAAGACCCGATTGCCGGCTCAACGAATCGTGGACGCGATTTGATTGGTGTTcaaaatttgatcaaaaaacACCAAGCCGTTTTGGCTGAGATCAACAATCACGAGAGTCGTTTACTCGCTGTTGTCAATTCCGGAGAGCAAATGCTTGAAGATCAGCCGTACTCCAGCGAAGATATTCGTGCGCGTTTGGATTTGTTGAAGGATCAATGGTccaatttgaaagaaaaagctTTGCAACGCAAACAAGATTTGGAGGACTCATTGCAAGCTCATCAATACTTTGCGGATGCCAACGAAGCCGAATCGTGGATGCGAGAAAAGGAACCCATCGTTTCGAGCACAGACTACGGCAAAGACGAAGACTCGTCCGAAGCATTGCTTAAAAAGCACGAAGCTCTGGTATCTGATCTGGAAGCATTTGGCAACACAATTCAAGCCCTTCAAGATCAAGCTAAAAACTGCCGTCAACAAGAGACACCAGTCGTTGACATCACCGGCAAGGAATGCGTTCAAGCTCTATACGATTATACAGAAAAATCACCTCGTGAAGTGTCGATGAAGAAGAATGACGTTCTCACTTTGTTGAATTCAAACAACAAGGACTGGTGGAAAGTCGAAGTTAACGATCGTCAAGGATTCGTTCCAGCTGCGTACATTAAGAAAATCGATGCAGGTCTAAGTGCTAGTCAACAGAACCTTGTCGACGGTCATTCAATCGGAAAACGTCAATCGCAAATTAACGGCCAATACGACAATTTGCTCGCTCTTGCTCGTGAACGGCAAAACAAGTTGAATGAAACGACAAAAGCTTATGTTTTAGTCCGTGAAGCTGCCGATCTCTCTGCATGGATTAAGGACAAAGAGAACCACGCACAAATTGCTGACGTTGGTGAAGATTTAGAGGAAGTGGAAGtcttacaaaagaaattcgatgaTTTCAATGACGACTTGAAGGCTAATGAAGTTCGTTTGGCGAATATGAACGAAATTGCCGTCCAGTTAACAACTCTTGGACAAACTGAAGCAGCTTTGAAGATCCAAACTCAAATGCAAGATTTGAATGAGAAATGGGCTTCATTGCAACAAGTAACAGCCGAGCGTGGCAGCCAATTGGGATCCGCGCATGAAGTTCAACGATTCCATCGTGACATCGACGAAACTAAGGACTGGATTGCTGAGAAGGAGGAAGCATTGAACAATGACGATTTGGGCAAAGATCTACGAGGCGTTCAAACTCTCCAGCGAAAACATGAGGGTGTTGAACGTGATCTAGCCGCTCTGCGTGACAAGATCCGTCAATTGGACGAAACTGCAAACCGTTTGATGCAAAGCCATCCCGATACCGCTGATCAAACGTACACCAAGCAAAAGGAAATCAACGAAATGTGGGATCAAATCATTACCAAGTCGACTGCCCGACGAGAACGACTATTGGATTCGTATGATCTGCAAAGATTCCTCAGTGACTACCGTGACTTGCTCGCTTGGATCAATTCGATGATGGGTCTGGTCACCTCCGAAGAACTTGCGAATGATGTAACCGGAGCCGAAGCGCTGATTGAACGTCATCAGGTATGTTAATTATTTCTgttgtaaattttgaatttcctaATTGTCCGAACATCGTTGAACCATTCATCATCTAGAATCAACGGGCAGAAATCGATTACTATTACGGTATACCACAGGTAGACAATGATGTGAGAGAGTTTTCATAATCAAATTTGGTTGTTGTCGTTGTGTTTTTTATCGTTGGTGTCTCTTTGACAGACTACCAAATTCGTAGCTGACGAAACTTTCTAATCCAAGCTAACATAACACAAAATGCaattggttttgatttttttacgcTAAATTTACGATCATAAGTGTTGATCATCGCATCGATACGTCTCTATTCGTAAAGCAATCGTGTTTTACTGGCTGaagatttttgaagaaaacttaattaataaaatcttCAGGCATCACGCTATATAATCACTTTGACTTTCAACTAAATTGTCGGTGGATTATCTGTCCACTAATACTTACTGTTAATTATTAGACGCGACCAATtaatctgttacagacggcaagcatattaccagtattatcgggtctattacttccattgataaaagtatttttaatctgttgaaatcttgtacttcaatttttaaacatgcattttactatataaaggaccattgtcattatttttgtcgtcgtcgtAAACCGACCTGTTTATGTTCGCTGTTGTTGGTCCAAAtgatttcattcttttttgttttttgttttttgtttttctattgaattgattgaattgCTGCAAACGTAGCCCATTCTTTCTCACGAACTATTTCCATTTCGTGTCTGTGCGTATCGTGCgtattgacaattttttccaaatgtcCTTGCATTCTTAAGATGTCTGCATTCGGAATGGAATAGCAAATCTCTCTGTTGCGTTTACTTAAACGAATTTATCttcatttaaacgaaaattcacTCTAATCCATTAATTGTAACGAAACGTTCAGAGTCTGCCTGGCACGCGATCCACGAGATACACACAGCCATAACACGCACATttaatttgatgtttttttttattgttttaacaaaatttagaaattcatttcaaatacaCACACTCAAACATACATACACTCACtttcttaattttgttaaCGCATTCCATGCTTCATCATTCTATTTttctcattcattcatttgattaattctttattttatggCATGCCACACTGGGCGTAATACATTATGTACAGGTCAATTTATCTATACACTTTATTTCGTTGGGTATTTATACACGAAAGAAATGAATCACTTTCTTCGGAGATGAAAATCAGTCGTTCTACTAAACCAACTCGTACCTAGAAACTTGCTACGAGCTTCCAactaaataatttcgtttccaCTTAACAGGAACATCGTACTGAAATCGATGCTCGTGCTGGAACGTTTGCTGCATTTGAACAATTCGGCACCGAACTGCTTCAAGCCAATCATTTTGCTGCGCCGGAAATTCaagataaaattgaagaacTAGCAAAGGCCCGTGAAGAGCTCGAAAATGGATGGACCGAACGACGTTTGCAGCTCGACCAAAACCTCGACCTACAGCTGTACTTGCGCGATTGCGAACAAGCTGAAAATTGGATGTCAGCTCGTGAAGCATTCTTGAATGCAGAAGAAGTGGATTCGAAGGGCGACAATGTCGAAGCGTTGATTAAGAAGCACGAAGATTTCGACAAGGCCATCAATGGTCATGAGGAAAAGATTGCTGCTCTGCAAGTGCTTGCTGATCAATTGATTGCTCAGAACCATTATGCAGCCAGTTTAATTGATGATAAGCGACAACAGGTGCTCGAACGGTGGCGTCACTTGAAAGAGGGTCTGATCGAAAAACGATCACGATTGGGAGATGAACAAACTTTGCAACAATTCAGTCGTGATGTAAGTAGCACTGATTTGATCCGCAATCAAATTcctaattttcgatttatttcttCAGGCCGACGAAATCGAGAATTGGATTGctgaaaaattgcaattggCAACTGAAGAATCGTACAAGGATCCAGCAAATATTCAATCGAAACACCAGAAGCATCAAGCATTTGAAGCTGAGTTGGCTGCCAATGCCGATCGTATTCAAAGCGTATTGTCGATGGGAGGAAACTTGATCGACAAGAAACAATGCAGTGGCTCTGAAGATGCTGTTCAGAAGCGTTTGTCGCAAATTGCCGAACAATGGGAATATCTCACCCACAAAACGACCGAAAAGTCGATGAAATTGAAGGAAGCCAACAAGCAACGGACATACATTGCCGCAGTCAAGGATCTCGACTTTTGGTTGGGTGAAGTTGAAAGCTTGTTGACATCCGAAGATGCTGGCAAAGATTTAGCATCTGTACAGAATTTGATGAAGAAACATCAATTGGTTGAAGCTGATATTCAGGCTCATGCCGATCGTATTAAGGATATGAATAAGCAAGCCGATTCGTTAGTTGATTCCGGTCAATTTGACAGTGCAGGCATTCAGGAGAAGCGTCAGTCGATCAACGAACGCTATGAACGTATCTGTAATTTGGCAGCTCATCGTCAAGCTCGATTGAATGAAGCCCTTACCTTACATCAATTCTTCCGCGATATTGCTGATGAGGAAAGCTGGATCAAGGAGAAGAAATTGTTGGTTGGCAGCGATGACTATGGTCGTGATCTAACTGGCgttcaaaatttgaagaagaagCACAAGCGTTTAGAAGCTGAACTTGGTTCACACGAACCAGCCATTCAGGCGGTGCAGGAAGCCGGTGAGAAGTTGATGGATGTATCCAATCTGGGAGTTCCAGAAATCGAACAACGTTTGAAGGCATTGAACCAAGCATGGGCTGAATTGAAAAACTTGGCTGCTACACGTGGACAAAAGTTGGATGAGTCGTTGACCTATCAACAATTTTTGGCTCAAGGTACGTTGCCACTTGAGGCAACttaaagacaatttttcattgacaTTCCGTCTTTTTTTCCATTCAGTCGAAGAAGAGGAGGCCTGGATTACGGAGAAACAGCAATTGCTATCCGTTGAAGATTACGGTGACTCAATGGCTGCAGTTCAAGGTTTGTTGAAGAAGCACGATGCTTTCGAAACCGATTTCGCTGCTCACCGTGACCGATGCTCATTGATCTCCGAACAAGGAGCAACGTTGGTGGCGAACAAGAATCATCATGGGGACAGTATTGCCCAACGTTGCAACCAATTGCAGAATAAATTGGAGAATTTGTCCGCACTGGCTGGTCGCCGTAAAGGTGCTCTTTTGGATAACTCTGCATACCTTCAATTTATGTGGAAAGGTTCGTGTCGTACTGTGGCAATGGccatttttctattaaattttcattgaacaaaattatttgcaGCTGACGTTGTCGAAAGCTGGATTGCTGACAAAGAAAACTACGTCCGTTCAGAGGAATTCGGCCGGGACTTGTCAACTGTTCAAACTTTGTTGACCAAACAAGAGACGTTTGATGCTGGTATGTTAATGAAAGGAAATGTTCATTGCTCACGACctaatttcaaatgaatctTTTCAGGTCTCAATGCTTTTGAACAGGAGGGCATTCATAACATTACCGCATTGAAAGATCAACTAATTAATGCCGAACACGCTCAGTCTGCAGCGATCCTGAAACGTCACGAAGATGTGTTGTCACGTTGGCAAAAGTTACGCGGTGCATCTGAAGCCCGCAAGAATCGTCTAC is a window of Bradysia coprophila strain Holo2 unplaced genomic scaffold, BU_Bcop_v1 contig_350, whole genome shotgun sequence DNA encoding:
- the LOC119080660 gene encoding spectrin alpha chain isoform X2, producing MDQLYPKEVRILETVEDIQERREQVLNRYNEFKVETRQKRERLEDSRRFQYFKRDADELESWIHEKLQAASEESYRDPTNLQAKIQKHQAFEAEVSAHSQAIVSLDNSGQEMINQHHFESETIQRRLDELHRLWELLLSRLAEKGLKLQQALVLVQFLRQCEEVMFWIKDKETFVTADEFGHDLEHVEVLQRKFDEFQKDMASQEYRVTEVNQSAEKLLQEGHPERDTINKKKDELNEAWQRLKQLAILRQEKLFGAHEIQRFNRDSDETVAWIAEKDVVLSSDDYGRDLASVQALQRKHEGVERDLAALEDKVATLGAEAKRLCSIHADHSDQIREKHSEIAAYWQSLTAKAKERKEKLDESYFLHRFLADFRDLVSWINGMKAIISADELAKDVAGAEALLERHQEHKGEIDAREDSFKLTTEAGRQLLEREHYAAAEVQEKLALLENDKSSLLSLWEDRRILYEQCMDLQLFYRDSSQADTWMAKQEAFLANEDLGDSLDSVEALIKKHEDFEKSLAAQEEKIKALDIFATKLIDGQHYAADDVSQRRSMLLARRSALLERSAARRQLLDDSNRFQQFERDCDETKGWISEKLKFATDDSYLDPTNLNGKVQKHQNFEQEINANKSRIEDITATGSELIEKSHYASDEINSRMQEIVTLWESLVQASDKKGCKLQEASQQQQFNRTIEDIELWLSEIEGQLLSEDHGKDLTSVQNLQKKHALLEADVMAHQDRVEGVKVTASNFIEGGHFDADNIRNKESALTKRYSALAAPMTERKQRLADSSQVQQLFRDLEDEAAWIREKDPIAGSTNRGRDLIGVQNLIKKHQAVLAEINNHESRLLAVVNSGEQMLEDQPYSSEDIRARLDLLKDQWSNLKEKALQRKQDLEDSLQAHQYFADANEAESWMREKEPIVSSTDYGKDEDSSEALLKKHEALVSDLEAFGNTIQALQDQAKNCRQQETPVVDITGKECVQALYDYTEKSPREVSMKKNDVLTLLNSNNKDWWKVEVNDRQGFVPAAYIKKIDAGLSASQQNLVDGHSIGKRQSQINGQYDNLLALARERQNKLNETTKAYVLVREAADLSAWIKDKENHAQIADVGEDLEEVEVLQKKFDDFNDDLKANEVRLANMNEIAVQLTTLGQTEAALKIQTQMQDLNEKWASLQQVTAERGSQLGSAHEVQRFHRDIDETKDWIAEKEEALNNDDLGKDLRGVQTLQRKHEGVERDLAALRDKIRQLDETANRLMQSHPDTADQTYTKQKEINEMWDQIITKSTARRERLLDSYDLQRFLSDYRDLLAWINSMMGLVTSEELANDVTGAEALIERHQNQRAEIDYYYGIPQEHRTEIDARAGTFAAFEQFGTELLQANHFAAPEIQDKIEELAKAREELENGWTERRLQLDQNLDLQLYLRDCEQAENWMSAREAFLNAEEVDSKGDNVEALIKKHEDFDKAINGHEEKIAALQVLADQLIAQNHYAASLIDDKRQQVLERWRHLKEGLIEKRSRLGDEQTLQQFSRDADEIENWIAEKLQLATEESYKDPANIQSKHQKHQAFEAELAANADRIQSVLSMGGNLIDKKQCSGSEDAVQKRLSQIAEQWEYLTHKTTEKSMKLKEANKQRTYIAAVKDLDFWLGEVESLLTSEDAGKDLASVQNLMKKHQLVEADIQAHADRIKDMNKQADSLVDSGQFDSAGIQEKRQSINERYERICNLAAHRQARLNEALTLHQFFRDIADEESWIKEKKLLVGSDDYGRDLTGVQNLKKKHKRLEAELGSHEPAIQAVQEAGEKLMDVSNLGVPEIEQRLKALNQAWAELKNLAATRGQKLDESLTYQQFLAQVEEEEAWITEKQQLLSVEDYGDSMAAVQGLLKKHDAFETDFAAHRDRCSLISEQGATLVANKNHHGDSIAQRCNQLQNKLENLSALAGRRKGALLDNSAYLQFMWKADVVESWIADKENYVRSEEFGRDLSTVQTLLTKQETFDAGLNAFEQEGIHNITALKDQLINAEHAQSAAILKRHEDVLSRWQKLRGASEARKNRLLSMQDQFRQIEELYLTFAKKASAFNSWFENAEEDLTDPVRCNSIEEIRALREAHAQFQASLSSAEADFKALAALDQKIKSFNVGPNPYTWFTMEALEDTWRNLQKIIEERDGELTKEAHRQEENDKLRKEFAKHANYFHQWLTETRTSMMEGSGTLEQQLDALCKKAKEVRARRIDLKKIEELGALLEEHLILDNRYTEHSTVGLAQQWDQLDQLSMRMQHNLEQQIQARNHSGVSEDSLKEFSMMFKHFDKDKSGKLNHQEFKSCLRALGYDLPMVEEGQPDPEFEAILDVVDPNRDGYVSLQEYIAFMISKETENVQSYEEIENAFRAITASDRPYVTKDELYCNLTKDMADYCTNRMKPYVDPKTGHPITGALDYIDFTRTLFQN
- the LOC119080660 gene encoding spectrin alpha chain isoform X1, which translates into the protein MDQLYPKEVRILETVEDIQERREQVLNRYNEFKVETRQKRERLEDSRRFQYFKRDADELESWIHEKLQAASEESYRDPTNLQAKIQKHQAFEAEVSAHSQAIVSLDNSGQEMINQHHFESETIQRRLDELHRLWELLLSRLAEKGLKLQQALVLVQFLRQCEEVMFWIKDKETFVTADEFGHDLEHVEVLQRKFDEFQKDMASQEYRVTEVNQSAEKLLQEGHPERDTINKKKDELNEAWQRLKQLAILRQEKLFGAHEIQRFNRDSDETVAWIAEKDVVLSSDDYGRDLASVQALQRKHEGVERDLAALEDKVATLGAEAKRLCSIHADHSDQIREKHSEIAAYWQSLTAKAKERKEKLDESYFLHRFLADFRDLVSWINGMKAIISADELAKDVAGAEALLERHQEHKGEIDAREDSFKLTTEAGRQLLEREHYAAAEVQEKLALLENDKSSLLSLWEDRRILYEQCMDLQLFYRDSSQADTWMAKQEAFLANEDLGDSLDSVEALIKKHEDFEKSLAAQEEKIKALDIFATKLIDGQHYAADDVSQRRSMLLARRSALLERSAARRQLLDDSNRFQQFERDCDETKGWISEKLKFATDDSYLDPTNLNGKVQKHQNFEQEINANKSRIEDITATGSELIEKSHYASDEINSRMQEIVTLWESLVQASDKKGCKLQEASQQQQFNRTIEDIELWLSEIEGQLLSEDHGKDLTSVQNLQKKHALLEADVMAHQDRVEGVKVTASNFIEGGHFDADNIRNKESALTKRYSALAAPMTERKQRLADSSQVQQLFRDLEDEAAWIREKDPIAGSTNRGRDLIGVQNLIKKHQAVLAEINNHESRLLAVVNSGEQMLEDQPYSSEDIRARLDLLKDQWSNLKEKALQRKQDLEDSLQAHQYFADANEAESWMREKEPIVSSTDYGKDEDSSEALLKKHEALVSDLEAFGNTIQALQDQAKNCRQQETPVVDITGKECVQALYDYTEKSPREVSMKKNDVLTLLNSNNKDWWKVEVNDRQGFVPAAYIKKIDAGLSASQQNLVDGHSIGKRQSQINGQYDNLLALARERQNKLNETTKAYVLVREAADLSAWIKDKENHAQIADVGEDLEEVEVLQKKFDDFNDDLKANEVRLANMNEIAVQLTTLGQTEAALKIQTQMQDLNEKWASLQQVTAERGSQLGSAHEVQRFHRDIDETKDWIAEKEEALNNDDLGKDLRGVQTLQRKHEGVERDLAALRDKIRQLDETANRLMQSHPDTADQTYTKQKEINEMWDQIITKSTARRERLLDSYDLQRFLSDYRDLLAWINSMMGLVTSEELANDVTGAEALIERHQNQRAEIDYYYGIPQEHRTEIDARAGTFAAFEQFGTELLQANHFAAPEIQDKIEELAKAREELENGWTERRLQLDQNLDLQLYLRDCEQAENWMSAREAFLNAEEVDSKGDNVEALIKKHEDFDKAINGHEEKIAALQVLADQLIAQNHYAASLIDDKRQQVLERWRHLKEGLIEKRSRLGDEQTLQQFSRDADEIENWIAEKLQLATEESYKDPANIQSKHQKHQAFEAELAANADRIQSVLSMGGNLIDKKQCSGSEDAVQKRLSQIAEQWEYLTHKTTEKSMKLKEANKQRTYIAAVKDLDFWLGEVESLLTSEDAGKDLASVQNLMKKHQLVEADIQAHADRIKDMNKQADSLVDSGQFDSAGIQEKRQSINERYERICNLAAHRQARLNEALTLHQFFRDIADEESWIKEKKLLVGSDDYGRDLTGVQNLKKKHKRLEAELGSHEPAIQAVQEAGEKLMDVSNLGVPEIEQRLKALNQAWAELKNLAATRGQKLDESLTYQQFLAQVEEEEAWITEKQQLLSVEDYGDSMAAVQGLLKKHDAFETDFAAHRDRCSLISEQGATLVANKNHHGDSIAQRCNQLQNKLENLSALAGRRKGALLDNSAYLQFMWKADVVESWIADKENYVRSEEFGRDLSTVQTLLTKQETFDAGLNAFEQEGIHNITALKDQLINAEHAQSAAILKRHEDVLSRWQKLRGASEARKNRLLSMQDQFRQIEELYLTFAKKASAFNSWFENAEEDLTDPVRCNSIEEIRALREAHAQFQASLSSAEADFKALAALDQKIKSFNVGPNPYTWFTMEALEDTWRNLQKIIEERDGELTKEAHRQEENDKLRKEFAKHANYFHQWLTETRFYILGWDNYGTSMMEGSGTLEQQLDALCKKAKEVRARRIDLKKIEELGALLEEHLILDNRYTEHSTVGLAQQWDQLDQLSMRMQHNLEQQIQARNHSGVSEDSLKEFSMMFKHFDKDKSGKLNHQEFKSCLRALGYDLPMVEEGQPDPEFEAILDVVDPNRDGYVSLQEYIAFMISKETENVQSYEEIENAFRAITASDRPYVTKDELYCNLTKDMADYCTNRMKPYVDPKTGHPITGALDYIDFTRTLFQN